The nucleotide sequence GCCCGCCCAAGGAGGAGGAGAACACCCTCACCGGCGCCAAGGAGAACATCCACCGGCACTACGACCTGTCGAACGGCCTCTTCCAGCAGTTCCTGGACGAGACGATGGCGTACTCGTCGGCCTGGTACGAATTCGGCGACGACCATGCGGCGGACCTGGAGAAGGCCCAGCTCCGCAAGGTCGACGGCATCCTCGACCTGGCCCGGGTTCGTCCGGACACGCACATCCTCGAGATCGGCTCCGGCTGGGGCGGTCTCGCCATCCGGGCGGCTGCCGACCGAGGCGTAAGGGTCACCACGCTGACCCTGTCCGAGGAGCAGAAGGCGCTGGCCGACGAGCGGATCGCCGCCGCCGGGCTCTCGCACCTGATCGAGGTCCGTCTCGAGGACTACCGGGCCCACGCCGCCACCCATGTCGGCAAGTACGACGCAGTGGTCAGCGTCGAGATGATCGAAGCCGTCGGGGAGAAGTACTGGCCCGACTACTTCGCCTCGATCGACCGCATGCTGGTCCCCGGGGGCCGCTTCGGCCTGCAGGCCATCACCATCGCCCACGACCGCCTGCTGGAGACCCGCAACGGCTACACCTGGGTGCACAAGTACGTCTTCCCCGGCGGCATCCTGCCGTCCCTGAAGGCCATCGACGACGTGCTCGCCTCGGACACCTCGCTCCGGGTCCAGGAGAGCCGCCGGCTGGGTCTGTCGTACGTGCCGACCCTGGAGCAGTGGAGGCACCGCTTCAACGCCGACCTGCCGAAGGTGGCCGAACTGGGTTTCGACGACACCTTCATCCGGATGTGGAACTTCTATCTCGCGTACTCCCAGGCCGGGTTCGCGGCCGAGTACCTGGACAACTGGCAGCTCGGCATCGGCCGTCCCTGAGAGTGACGAAAGCTGTCAGCGTTCCGCCGAACGGGTGAACTTCGGGAATTGCGGGCCCCGTACCCATCACCGACGGTTCACCTTCGAACCACTTGACGACTCCGATCGGGAATGATCGGGGTCGTCAGGTTGAGGTGGCCGTTGATGTGGAGGGGGAGCAATGTCTGATCCGGGTGACTTCCTTCCGGCCCGTTCCCCGGAACTCCAGGCGCTGATCGACGAGATCGCAGCCGAGGCAGCACGGGAGAAGGCTCTCCGTGCCGGCAGTGCCGGCAGTGCGGGCAGTGCCGGCAGTGCGGGCACCCCGGCAGCACCCGTCCCCGCCGACGATGTGACCGCAAAGGCCGCAGACGATGCCGTGCCGCCGGCAGCCGGGGCCGTGCCCGGTACCACGGTGCCCGTGGCCGAGGCTGCGGCTGCGGCGTCACCCGCCGATGCTGCGTCCGCGCCCGCGGCTGTCGCACCGGTCCAGGACCAGCAGGATGCGATCGCACTGTCCGTCGCCGCCCCTCAACGTCCCCGGCGGGCCATGGCGCTGGCCGGCGGGGTCGCTGCAGCCGTGGTCGCCATCGTGGCCATCACCGTCGGCAACCGCTCGGCGGCTGTCCCGTCCTCCTCGGTGGACCAGAAACTGCCGGTCGGATACGCCGTGGTCGGCTCCGTCGGATCTGACGGCCGGTCGACCGCCGTCACCGTCACCGCGCCGATGACGACCGTCGGCGGCAAGCTGGTCGCGCTCGTCGCAGGTGCCGACGGCACCACCCGGCAGGCGCCGGTGCTCACCGTCCTGAGCTCGACCCCCGCGACTTCTTCGCCCGCGGATTCGGGAACGAGCCCGTCGGGCACCTCCGCCACGACACCCTCCGCACCGAGCAGCGGCGCCGGGTACAGCGCCGCCCTGAACAGTGCTGCCGGCAACAGTGGCGCCGGGGTTCGCACCGCCGACTCGACCTCACCCGACCGCACCGGCCGCCCCGGCTCGCCCGAACCCGTACCGGCCGCCGGGGACACGGCCACCGTGGTGACCGGGACGTCAAGGCTGACCGGCTGGGCGCCGGTCCCGACCACCCTTGGTCCACCTCCCGGCACCCGCCCTGCGGGTAACCCGACCCAGGGCGGCGGATCCTCCCACCCTGCGGGTCCCAGCGTCCCGAACACCTCGGCAGCTCCGAACCCGGGCGCGGGGGGCGGGAGCACCGCCACGAGCCCCAGCAGGACCAGCACGAGTGCCGGCAGCGGAACGGGGAGCAGTCCGGTGACGCCCACCGCGCCGAGTCCGCCGGTCCCTGGCCCTCCGCAGACGACGGTGCCGGGCAGTACAGCCGGCGGCACCGGAACCAGCGGTCAGAGCACCGCCTCCACCTGCATCGCGATCAGCCTGCCACCGGTGTCGGTGGCCGGCGGACTGCTGCCGACCAGCATCAACTTTCCCTGCCCCTGACCCCCCGGGACCCTGGAACGGCTACGCGGGAACGACGGCTACGCGGGAACGATGTGGTGCGC is from Nakamurella sp. PAMC28650 and encodes:
- a CDS encoding cyclopropane-fatty-acyl-phospholipid synthase family protein; the encoded protein is MAILAPAKARLRVTPQPSAGVWPGLHDVSKAPVHAAIARQLTRAAVKKLPITLQFPDGTRWGAGGPLLQVVNPAAFFRRVGTEGLIGFGEAWMTGDITTGGWDASRPAASLRPAELNAATDELAAVLTVMAKRMSVLIPGSLQKLRRAWQTRPPKEEENTLTGAKENIHRHYDLSNGLFQQFLDETMAYSSAWYEFGDDHAADLEKAQLRKVDGILDLARVRPDTHILEIGSGWGGLAIRAAADRGVRVTTLTLSEEQKALADERIAAAGLSHLIEVRLEDYRAHAATHVGKYDAVVSVEMIEAVGEKYWPDYFASIDRMLVPGGRFGLQAITIAHDRLLETRNGYTWVHKYVFPGGILPSLKAIDDVLASDTSLRVQESRRLGLSYVPTLEQWRHRFNADLPKVAELGFDDTFIRMWNFYLAYSQAGFAAEYLDNWQLGIGRP